A genomic window from Flintibacter sp. KGMB00164 includes:
- the gltA gene encoding NADPH-dependent glutamate synthase has protein sequence MANMQMNKTPMPEQEPQVRNHNFLEVAQGYTAEQAVNEAKRCIHCKNPACVSGCPVGIPIPDFLAKVAEEDFAAAYEILSNANALPAISGRVCPQENQCEGKCVRGVKGEPVAIGRVERFVADWAAEQGIANVATAPKNGHKVAVIGSGPAGLTCAGELARMGYSVTVFEAFHTAGGVLTYGIPEFRLPKAIVAREVDNLVKMGVDIELNMVIGKILTIPEIFERGYEAVFIASGAGLPMFMKIPGEGLVGVYSANEYLTRINLMKAYKEGSPTPILHNQKVAVVGGGNVAMDAARCAKRLGAEVHIIYRRSEAELPARAEEVHHAKEEGIIFDLLTNPVSIEGDEKGHVQSLTCIRMELGEPDASGRRRPVPVEGSEFKVEADAVIMALGTSPNPMSTKGTEGLEKTKKGCVAADESGKTSLEGVYAGGDAATGAATVILAMGAGKHAAKSIDEYIKSKG, from the coding sequence ATGGCTAATATGCAGATGAACAAGACCCCCATGCCTGAGCAGGAGCCCCAGGTACGTAACCACAACTTCCTGGAGGTGGCTCAGGGCTACACCGCCGAGCAGGCCGTCAACGAGGCCAAGCGGTGCATCCACTGCAAGAACCCCGCCTGTGTCTCCGGCTGCCCCGTGGGCATCCCCATCCCTGACTTCCTGGCTAAGGTGGCAGAGGAGGACTTCGCTGCTGCCTATGAGATCCTCTCCAACGCCAACGCTCTGCCCGCCATCTCCGGCCGCGTCTGCCCCCAGGAGAACCAGTGCGAGGGCAAGTGCGTCCGCGGCGTGAAGGGCGAGCCCGTGGCCATCGGCCGCGTGGAGCGCTTTGTGGCCGACTGGGCCGCTGAGCAGGGTATCGCCAATGTGGCTACCGCCCCCAAGAACGGTCACAAGGTGGCCGTTATCGGCTCCGGTCCTGCCGGTCTGACCTGCGCCGGTGAGCTGGCCCGTATGGGTTACTCCGTCACCGTGTTCGAGGCCTTCCACACCGCCGGCGGCGTGCTGACCTACGGCATCCCCGAGTTCCGTCTGCCCAAGGCCATCGTGGCCCGTGAGGTGGACAACCTGGTGAAGATGGGCGTGGACATTGAGCTGAACATGGTCATCGGCAAGATTCTCACCATCCCCGAGATCTTTGAGCGGGGCTATGAGGCGGTGTTCATCGCCTCCGGTGCCGGCCTGCCCATGTTTATGAAGATCCCCGGCGAGGGCCTGGTGGGCGTGTACTCCGCCAACGAGTACCTCACCCGCATTAACCTGATGAAGGCCTACAAGGAGGGCAGCCCCACCCCCATCCTCCACAACCAGAAGGTGGCCGTGGTAGGCGGCGGCAACGTGGCCATGGACGCCGCCCGGTGCGCCAAGCGCCTGGGCGCCGAGGTCCACATCATCTACCGCCGTTCTGAGGCGGAGCTCCCCGCCCGTGCCGAGGAGGTCCATCACGCCAAGGAGGAGGGCATCATCTTCGATCTGCTCACCAACCCCGTGTCCATCGAGGGCGATGAGAAGGGCCATGTCCAGTCTCTGACCTGCATCCGCATGGAGCTGGGCGAGCCTGACGCCTCCGGCCGCCGCCGTCCCGTTCCCGTAGAGGGCAGCGAGTTTAAGGTAGAGGCCGACGCGGTCATCATGGCTCTGGGCACCAGCCCCAACCCCATGAGCACCAAGGGCACCGAGGGCCTGGAGAAGACCAAGAAGGGCTGTGTGGCTGCCGACGAGAGCGGCAAGACCAGCCTGGAGGGCGTATACGCCGGCGGCGACGCTGCTACCGGCGCGGCCACCGTCATCCTGGCCATGGGCGCTGGCAAGCATGCTGCCAAGTCCATCGACGAGTACATCAAGAGCAAGGGTTAA
- a CDS encoding sulfide/dihydroorotate dehydrogenase-like FAD/NAD-binding protein: MKQYEIAKKKVLTPEISQISVYAPLIAAKAKAGQFIILRVDGEGERIPLTISSAADDLVTVIYQKVGATTLALDQLNEGDCLHDFVGPLGEPTHVEGYGRVAVLGGGLGCAIALPVAKALHEAGNQVDLIGGFKTKDIVILEEEMGKACTDLHICTDDGTYGYHGFVTGKLEELINSGVKFDHVFAIGPLMMMKFACKLTEKYNIPTTVSMNPIMIDGTGMCGGCRLTVGGEVKFACVDGPDFDGHQVDFDEVIARNATYRDFESKAKEAHLCRLGGGALNG, translated from the coding sequence GTGAAACAGTATGAGATCGCAAAAAAGAAGGTGCTCACGCCGGAGATCAGCCAGATCTCCGTCTACGCACCGCTGATCGCTGCCAAGGCAAAGGCCGGTCAGTTCATCATCCTCCGTGTGGATGGGGAGGGGGAGCGTATCCCTCTGACCATCTCCAGCGCGGCGGATGACCTGGTCACCGTGATCTACCAGAAGGTAGGCGCCACTACGTTGGCTCTGGATCAACTCAATGAGGGCGATTGCCTGCACGACTTCGTGGGCCCTCTGGGTGAGCCGACCCATGTGGAAGGATACGGCCGCGTGGCGGTCCTGGGCGGCGGCCTGGGCTGTGCCATTGCGCTGCCGGTGGCCAAGGCTCTGCACGAGGCCGGCAATCAGGTGGACCTGATCGGCGGCTTCAAGACCAAGGATATCGTCATCCTGGAGGAGGAGATGGGCAAGGCCTGCACCGACCTGCACATCTGCACCGACGACGGCACCTACGGCTATCACGGCTTTGTCACCGGGAAGCTGGAGGAGCTCATCAACAGCGGCGTGAAGTTTGACCACGTGTTCGCTATCGGTCCTCTGATGATGATGAAGTTTGCCTGCAAGCTCACCGAGAAGTACAACATCCCCACCACCGTCAGCATGAACCCCATCATGATCGACGGTACCGGCATGTGCGGCGGCTGCCGGCTCACCGTAGGCGGCGAGGTGAAGTTTGCCTGCGTGGACGGCCCCGACTTCGACGGCCATCAGGTGGACTTTGACGAGGTTATCGCCCGCAACGCCACCTATCGTGATTTTGAGTCCAAGGCGAAAGAGGCCCACCTCTGCCGTCTGGGAGGAGGTGCCCTCAATGGCTAA